From a single Methylacidiphilum kamchatkense Kam1 genomic region:
- a CDS encoding citrate synthase/methylcitrate synthase, translated as MTEATKAGLEGIVAGKTSISTVGKEGLDLTYRGYSIHDLAKKATFEEVVFLLLHGELPTLTQLNEFIDQLMSLRSLPPELQTVLKLIPKDSNPMDVLRTGCSMLGTLEPEKSSSLQLSIAKRLLAIMPSMLLFWYQYHMGKGSIETSSESEKTIAAHILHLLYGHPASPSQIRALDVALILHAEHEFNASTFTCRVITSTLSDFYSAITGGICALRGPLHGGADEAAMEQISQFKSVDEAEAGIKSMLSKKEKIMGFGHRVYKYGDPRSDIIKEWAKKLADEPSKKNLFSIAERIEEVMFREKHLYPNVDFYSALTYHFLGIPTFLFTPLFVISRTSGWCAHIFEQRANNRLIRPIAEYVGPLPKPFIPIEERN; from the coding sequence ATGACTGAAGCAACGAAAGCAGGACTAGAAGGAATCGTAGCAGGAAAAACTTCTATAAGCACCGTAGGAAAAGAAGGACTGGATTTGACTTATAGAGGATATTCTATTCATGATTTAGCAAAAAAGGCAACCTTCGAAGAAGTCGTCTTTCTCTTACTCCATGGAGAATTACCCACCTTAACACAACTTAATGAATTCATTGATCAGCTAATGTCCTTGCGCTCCCTTCCTCCTGAACTTCAAACCGTTTTAAAACTCATCCCCAAAGACTCTAATCCCATGGATGTGTTACGGACGGGCTGTTCAATGCTTGGAACCCTTGAACCTGAAAAGAGCAGCAGCCTGCAGCTGAGTATTGCCAAAAGGCTACTGGCAATCATGCCTTCCATGCTACTTTTCTGGTATCAATATCATATGGGCAAAGGATCGATTGAAACTTCATCAGAAAGCGAAAAAACAATAGCCGCTCACATTTTACACCTTTTATATGGCCATCCTGCTAGCCCCTCTCAAATACGCGCCCTGGATGTCGCCCTCATCCTGCATGCCGAGCATGAATTCAATGCGTCGACTTTTACCTGTAGAGTTATTACTTCGACTCTTTCCGATTTTTATTCTGCTATTACTGGAGGAATCTGTGCTTTAAGAGGCCCGTTGCATGGAGGAGCCGATGAAGCAGCTATGGAACAAATCAGCCAGTTTAAATCAGTGGATGAGGCCGAGGCCGGCATAAAATCCATGCTCAGCAAAAAAGAGAAAATCATGGGCTTTGGACATCGAGTCTATAAATACGGTGATCCTCGGTCGGATATTATAAAAGAATGGGCTAAAAAGCTTGCCGATGAGCCCTCAAAGAAAAACCTCTTTTCCATTGCAGAAAGAATTGAAGAAGTCATGTTCAGGGAAAAGCATCTGTATCCTAATGTAGATTTCTACAGTGCTCTTACTTATCATTTTCTTGGAATCCCCACTTTTCTTTTTACTCCTCTTTTTGTGATTTCTAGAACTTCTGGATGGTGCGCCCATATTTTTGAACAAAGGGCTAATAACCGGCTGATTCGACCCATTGCCGAATATGTCGGTCCTCTTCCCAAGCCATTTATACCCATTGAAGAAAGAAATTGA
- a CDS encoding ATP-binding protein, whose product MIGLFNSKKENNLDWNIFFGSHSYDPRKISPTVKGIGKESFTQIVNLFSSQKREVEKKIIVFYSTSNGVGKSHLVGRLFQYFSPNFFLVSLPPLFSQSGFFQYLRHCIYNELLFPEKSGSTGCWPGQANQRDVLAYGILLELVNEAAQKNKSLHRKIRSALVFLKKNPTSLLPEEVVPEWVEWLKRDFHFVLPLLEKVLTGWGAFANDPRDWIKVIYGFSVLGQDKRITEMCKNWFLGEPFVSPEPSFFDIPYKPLKIDKEEEAKLKIKDLFHLSSRVRPFLLVFDHWDHILHSESLLDRFFCFLSDLFSFPNRFLLIVGNEPLLQALQTSSQIYPHLLTIRMEVPTKEEMVAVGGSRLAMIKGLKKEKKMALEQLCRYYEGPTAFPAFFEFGYNTILPQLRNPQISTMPYFETVLLEAKLAIELNPRLLPFQAPMSWFLTTAARTISWITVVILEQPYFDLCWTVDSHLYWLSLKPFSSFLTETFLSELNKKKIDSNLSLICFLPPTISPTFHSKLKEAKDLPVQFQLVDFEKFTEISALYLLYITAYRDTLFEQSGIKEQIETLARYLISKQDPQLKPSYEEDLQQTVYEIVRDTVRDKKSVGFSSLQESLPLKLTRKDILRAAGFSPEILVVPSLSGLPHFLWIH is encoded by the coding sequence ATGATCGGTTTATTTAATAGCAAAAAAGAAAACAATCTTGATTGGAATATATTTTTTGGATCGCACAGTTACGATCCAAGAAAAATATCCCCAACAGTAAAAGGGATTGGGAAAGAGAGTTTTACTCAAATCGTTAACCTGTTCTCCAGCCAAAAGAGAGAGGTAGAGAAAAAAATCATCGTTTTCTATTCCACTTCTAATGGGGTTGGGAAAAGCCATCTAGTAGGAAGATTATTCCAGTATTTTTCGCCAAATTTTTTTCTTGTTTCGCTGCCTCCCCTTTTCTCTCAATCGGGTTTTTTTCAATACCTTCGGCATTGTATTTACAATGAGCTACTTTTCCCTGAAAAATCTGGCTCGACAGGATGCTGGCCCGGCCAAGCAAATCAACGCGATGTTCTGGCCTATGGCATTCTTCTTGAATTAGTAAATGAAGCCGCCCAAAAAAATAAAAGCTTACACAGGAAAATTCGTTCTGCTCTTGTTTTTTTAAAAAAAAATCCGACCTCGCTTCTCCCCGAAGAAGTCGTTCCAGAATGGGTGGAATGGCTGAAAAGAGACTTCCATTTTGTCCTTCCCCTTCTGGAAAAAGTACTGACCGGATGGGGAGCTTTTGCTAACGACCCAAGAGATTGGATCAAAGTCATCTATGGGTTTTCAGTCCTCGGACAAGACAAGCGAATAACGGAAATGTGTAAAAATTGGTTTTTGGGGGAACCATTCGTAAGTCCCGAACCTTCCTTTTTTGATATCCCTTATAAACCTTTAAAAATAGACAAAGAAGAAGAGGCAAAATTAAAGATTAAAGATCTATTCCACCTTTCGTCAAGGGTCCGCCCCTTTCTGCTTGTTTTCGATCATTGGGATCATATCCTCCATAGCGAATCTTTGCTCGATAGATTTTTTTGCTTTCTTTCAGACCTTTTTTCCTTTCCCAACAGATTCCTATTAATCGTTGGGAATGAACCTCTTCTACAGGCTCTCCAAACAAGCAGTCAAATTTATCCTCACTTACTTACAATCCGCATGGAGGTTCCGACCAAAGAGGAAATGGTGGCAGTGGGAGGCTCAAGATTGGCCATGATAAAAGGGTTAAAAAAGGAGAAAAAAATGGCCCTAGAACAGCTATGTCGGTACTACGAAGGGCCAACAGCCTTTCCTGCATTCTTTGAATTCGGATACAACACAATTTTACCTCAATTAAGAAATCCACAAATCTCTACAATGCCTTATTTCGAAACAGTTCTGCTCGAAGCTAAACTCGCTATAGAATTAAATCCACGACTGCTCCCTTTCCAAGCACCTATGAGCTGGTTTTTGACAACTGCAGCCAGAACCATCTCCTGGATAACAGTTGTCATTCTAGAACAACCCTATTTTGATCTCTGTTGGACTGTCGACTCACATCTTTACTGGCTTAGTCTTAAGCCTTTTTCTTCTTTTTTGACTGAAACATTCCTATCGGAACTAAATAAAAAAAAGATAGATTCTAACCTTTCTCTAATTTGTTTTCTGCCTCCCACTATCTCTCCTACTTTCCATTCAAAGCTTAAAGAAGCAAAAGATCTACCTGTTCAATTTCAACTAGTTGATTTCGAAAAGTTTACTGAAATCTCTGCTCTTTATCTTCTTTACATTACTGCCTACCGAGACACTCTTTTCGAACAGTCAGGCATAAAAGAACAAATTGAAACTTTAGCCCGCTATTTGATTTCCAAACAGGATCCTCAGCTTAAGCCATCCTATGAAGAAGACCTCCAACAAACCGTCTACGAAATTGTTCGCGATACGGTAAGAGACAAAAAATCCGTTGGCTTTTCCTCTCTACAGGAGAGTTTACCCTTAAAACTAACTAGAAAAGATATTCTGCGTGCCGCAGGTTTTTCCCCAGAAATCCTTGTCGTTCCTTCCCTTTCTGGTCTTCCACATTTCCTTTGGATACATTGA
- a CDS encoding tetratricopeptide repeat protein — MIKRLLFFFFLFLITYCANSWNSFALSLEKHLYDKINESMDDSLLSRVVELSKEFEKSYPQSSDLSTVYLKHAEALYFLAKYEDLITLLSQKGLPPFSVEDSGKIAFWKAEAFRAMEKWTDAIREYEMAEKYLLDTALLEKVWIRKGFSLWQDGRTKEAQETISKVLHSKNAASCAEALLIFGKIALSNGNQNEAKEYFHSVIAKSPNSESGIEAKYWIGKLLEQNHPQEAVSYFQSVVDQAGFSRDINVLGFLELGKTYLALEETGKAMQAFEKGLSLCRKEDLQLLFVKYYLDAAIALSRLNEARQKLFSMFPLEKDSRIGAWVRFIEAEEEAKNDQYDFALLLLEKLLDNQSLLGTDKQVEYTLARIYYEMGSKEPATKYFFKALASTDAHVSEHALFYLGLIDYDKSKFEDSADKFAQAFQKQGELEEEALYNVLLSRARMHNVDDFLKAKEAFLLKYPTSNFRLEIYLTEANLWEELNQFDNAIGILEKALSDPLIKKGKAILLLNLGKLFLKQTKYAEATEEFMRLCNDYPTDKFVPEALYLAVFSDYLAGHIGVHAARERMVEILRKYPSDPIAPKALFSAAEYAYDEADFYGARWLFEEVPKDYPNSELGDQAYYWASKAAIECKDLSGAVLLLEKIPENSPIKSEARLLQGKIYFDQSQYPAAVSLFDGVLDKEPTGKLHVIALLRKADCFFAMAAKEKKYYQEASSLYSNVIKDPSADIEEKDEAAFKFAVCLQKLGRIEDALASFLDVLNGRTDHIKFEADRENPQALQPTLFPEFYWRIKAGVEAALIKEEQKDWMGALTIYRKLESLGGPTQQEFHETLNRLKKEHFLTEGF; from the coding sequence ATGATTAAGCGCCTTTTGTTCTTTTTTTTTCTTTTTCTGATTACTTACTGCGCTAACTCTTGGAACAGTTTTGCGCTGAGTCTTGAAAAACATCTTTATGATAAGATCAATGAATCGATGGATGATAGCCTGCTTAGTCGAGTGGTCGAATTATCAAAAGAATTTGAAAAGAGTTATCCTCAATCCTCTGATCTTTCTACTGTTTATCTCAAGCATGCAGAAGCCTTGTATTTCTTAGCCAAATACGAGGACCTAATTACGCTTTTATCGCAAAAAGGACTACCGCCATTTTCCGTTGAAGATTCTGGGAAAATCGCTTTTTGGAAGGCCGAAGCTTTCCGAGCTATGGAAAAATGGACAGATGCGATTCGAGAATACGAGATGGCTGAAAAATATCTTCTTGATACTGCACTACTTGAAAAGGTTTGGATTAGAAAAGGCTTTTCTTTATGGCAAGATGGCAGAACAAAGGAAGCCCAAGAAACGATCAGTAAAGTCTTACATTCTAAAAATGCGGCTAGTTGTGCTGAAGCCTTGTTAATCTTTGGAAAGATTGCGTTAAGTAATGGCAATCAAAATGAAGCCAAAGAGTATTTTCATTCGGTTATAGCCAAAAGTCCTAATTCGGAAAGTGGTATTGAAGCTAAGTATTGGATAGGAAAGCTACTGGAACAAAACCATCCGCAAGAGGCTGTCTCCTATTTTCAGTCTGTTGTGGATCAAGCGGGTTTTTCTAGAGATATTAACGTTCTTGGTTTCCTGGAACTTGGAAAAACTTATCTAGCTTTAGAAGAAACGGGAAAAGCGATGCAGGCTTTTGAAAAAGGACTTAGTTTATGTAGAAAAGAAGACTTACAGCTTCTTTTTGTAAAATACTATTTGGATGCAGCTATCGCTTTGAGCCGGCTCAACGAGGCTAGACAGAAGCTTTTTTCTATGTTCCCACTCGAAAAAGACTCAAGGATTGGAGCCTGGGTAAGATTTATTGAAGCTGAAGAGGAAGCAAAAAACGATCAATATGATTTTGCATTGCTTCTTTTAGAAAAGCTTTTGGATAATCAATCCTTGTTAGGGACTGATAAGCAGGTGGAATATACCCTAGCCAGAATATATTATGAGATGGGTTCCAAGGAACCTGCTACAAAATACTTTTTTAAAGCACTCGCCTCGACCGATGCGCATGTAAGCGAACATGCATTGTTTTATCTGGGGCTAATTGACTATGATAAGTCCAAGTTTGAAGATAGCGCTGATAAATTTGCGCAAGCTTTTCAAAAGCAGGGGGAACTAGAAGAAGAGGCCCTTTATAATGTCCTACTTTCGAGGGCTCGGATGCATAATGTTGATGATTTTCTCAAAGCAAAAGAAGCTTTTTTGTTGAAATATCCTACAAGTAACTTCCGTTTAGAAATCTATCTTACCGAAGCTAATCTTTGGGAAGAACTCAATCAATTTGACAATGCTATTGGCATACTCGAAAAAGCGCTATCGGATCCTTTAATAAAAAAAGGGAAAGCCATTTTGCTTTTAAACCTCGGAAAACTCTTTTTAAAACAGACAAAATATGCTGAGGCTACCGAAGAATTTATGAGGCTTTGTAATGACTACCCAACCGACAAATTTGTTCCTGAGGCATTATATCTGGCTGTTTTTTCTGATTATCTTGCTGGTCATATAGGGGTGCATGCTGCCAGAGAAAGGATGGTAGAAATTTTAAGAAAGTATCCTTCCGATCCTATTGCCCCGAAAGCTTTGTTTTCGGCTGCTGAGTATGCCTATGATGAAGCGGATTTTTATGGGGCACGATGGCTTTTTGAAGAAGTGCCTAAAGACTATCCCAACAGTGAACTAGGAGATCAAGCTTATTATTGGGCATCAAAAGCAGCGATCGAGTGCAAAGATCTCTCTGGGGCCGTGCTGCTTTTGGAGAAAATTCCAGAAAATTCCCCTATAAAATCCGAAGCTAGATTATTACAGGGCAAGATTTATTTTGATCAGAGCCAATACCCAGCCGCCGTTTCGCTTTTTGATGGGGTTTTGGATAAAGAGCCCACAGGAAAACTGCACGTGATTGCGCTCTTAAGAAAAGCTGATTGCTTTTTTGCCATGGCGGCTAAGGAAAAAAAATATTACCAGGAAGCCTCTTCTCTTTATTCCAATGTCATAAAAGACCCATCAGCTGATATTGAGGAAAAAGACGAGGCTGCTTTCAAATTTGCAGTTTGCCTTCAAAAACTAGGAAGAATTGAGGATGCACTGGCTTCCTTTTTAGATGTTCTCAATGGAAGGACAGATCATATAAAATTTGAAGCTGACCGAGAGAATCCACAAGCACTGCAACCGACGCTTTTCCCTGAGTTTTATTGGAGAATTAAAGCTGGAGTAGAAGCAGCGTTAATAAAGGAAGAACAGAAAGATTGGATGGGAGCCCTTACTATTTACCGAAAGCTAGAATCCCTTGGTGGGCCTACCCAACAGGAATTTCATGAAACCCTGAACAGGCTTAAAAAAGAGCACTTTTTAACAGAAGGCTTCTAA
- the uvrA gene encoding excinuclease ABC subunit UvrA yields MENSFIRVKGAKQHNLKNISLNIPKSQLTVITGVSGSGKSSLAFDTLYAEGQRRYMESLSVYSRQFLEQLEKPEVEFIEGLIPAVAVEQKTSTASARSTLATSTNIYEYLKLLFAHLGQPHHPLTGKKLKKYTIEEIVARLMALPQGTAVMLLAPLVNKEKGNFIPLLEQMQKEGFLRARIDGQLQEIEEVVSLSPDKAHSIEILIDRIRIEPTVTSRLYDSVELALRIGRGVICAVFQDTQGKSIEWVMSNLHYDPETGFLFQELSPKHFSYNSPLGACPKCQGLGSELDFDPALLIPDPTVSLKDNPLAPWEKIGGGVSKVFLNELLEQAALFGEPIDRSWQDCSEEFKQTILFGSASISTKKKRKNFKPFEGVIPALKRMYEESKSAIIKARLKEFILSVPCKACNGQRLNPEALAVTIELKGWPALNISKVLDLSVSEALRWTKQLLEYYASDKAAQEMLSGLAARLQNLEELGLGYLTLNREIATLSGGESQRVRLATQLSGELTGLLYVLDEPSIGLHPRDTDRLIKTIKRLKDMGNTVVVVEHDEKTIREADYIVELGPGAGSAGGHIVACGTLEDILKSKASLTGAYLRGDLSIPIPEKRRKPSRKFLRLFGVRKHNLKNIDIAFPIGLFCCVTGVSGSGKSTLVNDVLAKIFLRRCNDPKTELDLCDRVEGLSLIKKAVIVDQSPIGRSSRSNPASYCGALPIIRELFAKLPKSKVMGFSATRFSFNVPGGRCERCRGEGLIEVEMAFLPPIFVVCEACQGKRFNRETLEITYRGKNIADILDMTIEEGCDFFKNIPPLFEKLEMLSKVGLGYLKLGQPAITLSGGEAQRLKLAVELSKKTEGRTLYILDEPTTGLHFADIDLLLKLLHNLVELGNTVIVIEHNLDVIKSADYVIDLGPEGGERGGEVVATGSPEEVARETTSWTGRYLRALLERQR; encoded by the coding sequence ATGGAGAACTCTTTTATTAGGGTCAAAGGGGCGAAGCAACACAATTTAAAAAACATTTCTTTAAACATTCCTAAAAGCCAGCTGACAGTAATTACGGGAGTTAGTGGCTCAGGAAAATCTTCGCTTGCTTTTGATACTCTTTATGCCGAAGGGCAAAGGAGATATATGGAAAGCCTTTCGGTCTATTCGAGACAGTTTCTTGAGCAGCTCGAAAAACCAGAGGTTGAATTTATAGAAGGCTTGATTCCAGCAGTTGCGGTTGAACAGAAAACTTCGACGGCCTCTGCCCGTTCCACATTGGCCACTTCGACCAATATTTATGAATATTTGAAGTTACTTTTTGCGCATCTTGGTCAGCCCCACCATCCGCTGACTGGGAAAAAACTAAAAAAGTATACCATCGAAGAGATAGTTGCTCGTCTTATGGCATTGCCACAGGGAACAGCGGTCATGCTTTTAGCTCCATTGGTCAATAAAGAAAAAGGCAATTTTATTCCTCTTTTAGAACAGATGCAAAAAGAAGGGTTTTTAAGGGCAAGAATCGATGGGCAACTTCAAGAAATCGAAGAAGTGGTAAGCCTTTCTCCAGATAAAGCTCATTCAATAGAAATTCTGATTGACCGGATACGGATTGAGCCAACTGTAACAAGCCGTCTTTATGATTCTGTGGAATTGGCTTTAAGGATAGGAAGAGGGGTAATATGTGCTGTCTTTCAAGATACCCAAGGCAAATCGATTGAATGGGTCATGAGTAATCTTCATTATGACCCAGAAACAGGTTTTCTTTTTCAGGAACTAAGTCCAAAACACTTTTCGTATAATTCTCCTTTAGGAGCTTGTCCTAAATGTCAGGGGTTAGGTAGCGAGCTTGATTTTGATCCTGCTTTGCTGATTCCTGATCCAACAGTCTCTTTGAAAGATAATCCTTTAGCTCCTTGGGAAAAAATCGGGGGAGGAGTATCTAAAGTTTTCCTTAATGAACTGCTCGAGCAAGCCGCTTTGTTTGGAGAACCTATCGATAGAAGCTGGCAAGACTGTTCAGAGGAATTTAAGCAGACCATTTTGTTTGGCTCCGCGAGTATTTCAACAAAAAAGAAAAGAAAAAATTTTAAACCTTTTGAAGGCGTTATTCCTGCTCTCAAAAGAATGTATGAGGAAAGCAAGTCAGCAATCATTAAGGCTAGGCTTAAAGAATTTATTCTTTCGGTTCCTTGTAAAGCCTGTAATGGGCAAAGACTAAATCCAGAAGCCTTAGCTGTGACTATTGAATTAAAAGGCTGGCCGGCTCTTAACATATCGAAGGTGCTGGATCTTAGCGTATCGGAAGCTTTACGTTGGACCAAGCAACTTTTAGAGTATTACGCTAGCGATAAAGCAGCTCAAGAAATGCTTTCTGGATTAGCAGCTAGGCTCCAAAACCTAGAAGAACTTGGACTTGGGTATCTGACATTGAACAGAGAGATTGCCACTTTGTCTGGAGGAGAATCACAGCGAGTAAGATTGGCCACACAACTTTCAGGGGAATTGACAGGCTTGCTCTATGTGTTGGATGAACCAAGCATTGGTCTTCACCCTAGAGATACAGACCGATTGATTAAGACAATAAAAAGGCTCAAAGACATGGGGAATACCGTCGTGGTTGTAGAACATGATGAGAAGACCATTAGAGAAGCTGATTATATCGTTGAACTTGGGCCTGGGGCTGGTTCGGCTGGCGGTCACATTGTTGCTTGTGGAACTCTAGAGGATATATTGAAATCCAAAGCTTCATTGACAGGAGCCTACTTACGCGGTGATCTTTCTATTCCAATTCCTGAAAAACGAAGAAAACCATCAAGAAAGTTTCTACGGCTCTTTGGCGTCAGAAAGCATAACTTAAAAAACATCGATATTGCGTTTCCTATCGGACTTTTCTGCTGTGTCACAGGGGTAAGTGGGTCAGGTAAAAGCACTCTTGTCAATGATGTCCTTGCCAAAATATTTTTGCGGCGATGCAATGATCCAAAGACTGAATTGGATCTGTGTGATAGAGTGGAAGGATTGTCCTTGATAAAAAAAGCTGTCATTGTCGATCAATCTCCTATTGGCAGATCGTCTCGATCCAATCCAGCAAGTTATTGTGGGGCTTTACCCATCATTAGAGAACTATTTGCAAAACTTCCCAAATCAAAGGTCATGGGCTTTTCCGCTACGAGGTTTAGTTTTAATGTTCCTGGAGGCCGGTGTGAACGGTGTAGAGGAGAGGGGCTTATAGAAGTGGAAATGGCATTCCTTCCTCCAATTTTTGTGGTTTGTGAAGCATGTCAAGGCAAACGATTCAACCGGGAAACACTGGAAATCACTTACCGGGGGAAGAATATTGCGGATATCTTGGATATGACAATAGAAGAAGGCTGCGATTTTTTTAAAAATATCCCTCCTCTGTTCGAAAAACTCGAAATGTTGTCAAAAGTGGGTCTTGGCTATTTAAAACTTGGACAACCCGCTATCACTCTTTCGGGAGGCGAAGCACAGAGACTGAAACTAGCTGTGGAATTGTCAAAAAAGACGGAAGGCAGAACCCTTTATATTCTTGATGAGCCAACCACAGGTCTCCATTTTGCTGATATTGATTTGCTTCTTAAACTGCTTCATAATCTAGTGGAGCTGGGCAATACGGTGATTGTGATCGAACATAATCTTGATGTTATTAAGTCAGCAGATTATGTTATAGACTTGGGACCGGAGGGAGGAGAGAGGGGGGGAGAAGTCGTTGCAACTGGTAGCCCAGAAGAAGTGGCCAGAGAAACCACAAGCTGGACTGGGAGATACCTACGAGCTTTATTAGAGCGGCAGAGATGA
- a CDS encoding TlyA family RNA methyltransferase yields MKKERLDQLLVRKGMVSSREEAQRLILAGQVLVLDKPGAILKPSKLVDPNQPLEISQRQKYVSRGGYKLEAIFQASHLNVEGKVCLDVGSSTGGFTDCLLQHGAQTVYCIDVGKGLLHWKIRSDPRVKIMEGINARYLKKEDFDQLFDAITVDVSFISLKLILPALFPLLKTDGLICALIKPQFEAGKKEVGKKGIVRDENVRNRIIKDLEFWLATNFPMKTTIVLPSPVLGQEGNQEYLWLMKKESGFA; encoded by the coding sequence GTGAAAAAAGAAAGGCTTGATCAGTTGTTAGTGCGCAAGGGGATGGTTTCTTCTAGAGAAGAGGCCCAAAGGCTCATTCTTGCAGGGCAAGTTTTGGTATTGGATAAACCTGGAGCTATACTGAAGCCAAGTAAGCTTGTTGATCCCAACCAACCTTTAGAAATCTCCCAAAGGCAAAAGTACGTAAGTAGAGGTGGTTACAAACTAGAAGCCATATTCCAAGCATCCCATTTGAATGTGGAAGGGAAAGTATGTTTGGATGTGGGTTCTTCCACAGGAGGATTCACTGATTGCTTGCTTCAGCATGGAGCACAAACTGTGTATTGTATTGATGTAGGCAAAGGGCTTTTGCATTGGAAAATAAGGTCGGATCCTAGAGTAAAAATTATGGAAGGGATAAACGCAAGGTATTTAAAAAAGGAAGATTTCGATCAACTTTTTGATGCGATCACTGTTGATGTCTCCTTTATTTCACTAAAATTGATACTTCCAGCTCTTTTTCCTTTGCTCAAAACCGATGGATTAATTTGTGCTTTAATCAAGCCGCAATTTGAAGCAGGGAAAAAGGAGGTTGGGAAAAAAGGAATTGTGCGAGACGAGAATGTTAGGAATCGAATCATCAAAGATCTTGAGTTTTGGCTTGCCACTAACTTCCCCATGAAAACGACTATCGTTCTTCCTTCTCCAGTTTTAGGTCAGGAAGGTAATCAAGAGTATTTGTGGTTAATGAAAAAAGAAAGTGGTTTTGCATGA
- a CDS encoding SixA phosphatase family protein, whose protein sequence is MDLVLIQNAEAIPKELDPDRPLTARGMEVALQLGKFLKFAGINPKKIFHSPKDRSRQTAEIVAKALSKRIKLQLLKGLLPGDSISDLLKEIKKIEEDSIIVGHEPTLSKLAVRLLVKNKVSPFFQMEPASCLWLYYHAGEKGWFLKGFFRSQSLFSSEFSSCPSIRSVPTSTTGK, encoded by the coding sequence ATGGATCTAGTGCTCATACAAAATGCAGAAGCGATTCCGAAAGAACTGGATCCAGACCGTCCCTTGACTGCTAGAGGTATGGAAGTAGCTTTGCAGCTTGGTAAGTTTTTGAAATTCGCAGGCATCAATCCGAAAAAAATTTTTCATTCACCAAAGGATAGGAGCAGGCAGACAGCTGAAATTGTTGCAAAAGCACTCTCAAAGCGAATCAAATTACAGCTTTTAAAAGGCCTTTTACCTGGAGATTCGATTTCTGATCTGCTCAAAGAAATAAAAAAAATTGAAGAAGATTCCATTATAGTTGGACATGAACCTACCCTTTCCAAACTCGCTGTCAGGCTCCTAGTTAAAAATAAGGTTTCACCTTTTTTCCAAATGGAACCTGCTAGCTGTTTGTGGTTGTATTACCATGCTGGTGAAAAAGGGTGGTTTCTCAAAGGGTTTTTTAGAAGTCAATCGCTCTTTTCTTCAGAGTTTTCCTCGTGTCCGTCGATCAGGTCTGTGCCGACATCGACCACTGGAAAGTAG